The nucleotide sequence CCAGCCCCGAAGGATACCAGATCTGGACAAGCGACGTTGACGGAGGCAACCGCGTCCGCGTGGCGGCTCAGGCAGGACACCTTTATTTCGGGACACAGTGGTCACCGCAGGGGGACTGGGTCCTCTACGTCGATTGCCACTACCAAAGCGATCCCGGCCATGACTGGGCGGATGTCTGCATTGGTCGTCCGGATGGTTCGGAGCATCGCGTGCTGACCTCCGGGCAGTCGATGTGGTTCGCGGCGACGTATGGAAATGAGAAGGTCCGCGGCGGGGGATCGAATGTCCCTTCCTGGACACGTGACGGGCAGATCCTGTTTCCCCGTCGGACGGCCGATGCAAAGGTTCCCTGGCAGTATCGGATCGGAAAGCCTGATCTGGACCACTTCAACCGGGATTTTCTGCCAGACCAGGCTCAAGGAGGAACCCAGATCTGCAAGCTCAACCCGCACGACGGTTCGATCACGGAACTGACGCCTGGTAAAGAATCGGTCTGGGATTTTCGAGCCAGTGAATCGCCCGATGGGCAACAGATCGTGTTCTGCCGCGCGGCAACGGGGGACGTTCCTTCCATCTGGGTGATGGACCGCGACGGCGCCAATCCGCGGCAGATTACAAAGGGAATCGAGGACCTGGGCGCCGATCACCCTCGCTGGATTCCGTCACTTCGGCAGTGAAATTGACCCGGTCGTACACATCACCCAGGGGCAAGCCGACACCGATCGAGCGAAGCTCCGCGACCTGGTCGAGTCCAGAGACCGTGGTCAGCGTCCAGGTGTTGTCTTCATTCCGAAAGAACGTCTGGACCATCGGCTCGTCCTGGGAAACGAGCACATATTCTTGAAGAGTCGGGATCGTTCTGTAGTGGTCAAATTTCTTTCCCCGGTCGTAGGCCTCTGTACTTTTCGACAAGACCTCCAGCAACACCGTGGGATTCAGGGCAGTGTCCTCGCGGTCGTCGTCAAATGTCAGATCACCGCAGATGACGCTTGCGTCGGGGTAGGTGTAGAGGCCGGTGGGGCACATCATCCGGAGGTCGTTGTCGTACGTCACGCAGGGCTGACCCTTCAGACGGTTATTCAATAGACTCAGCAGGTTTGTCTTGATTCGACTATGTCGGGCGGAACCTCCCGCCATCGCGAACATTTCGCCACGAAAGAATTCACTTCGAAACGGGGCCTGCCGCTCAATTTCCAAGTATTCGGAGGACGTCAGCATTCCGGATCGTTGAGGCAAACCCATGTTGAATGACTCTAACTCAAACTCAATTGGAGGTGCGATGATTATGATATCTGTTGTTTGGCGCGGCGGCGATTCGTCCAAATTTCAGTAAAAAGAGCCATCCGGCAGTCCGTTGTCATGCCCTGTTAAAGCATGTCCGAGCGGGGCACAAACAACAGAACTTCTGGAATTGTCATCAGCCGAGTTCCCAAATGCAATCTCCATCAACCTTGTGCTGGGTTGCGGTGAGTCTCTACAAATGCGTCACTCTCCCACAAGCAATTGCCGATACATCGTTGAAGTCGCTCTGCTGATCCCCGTTCGTGCTTAAAGACCGCTGCCATGAAGTCACATCGGCTGGAAAGTCTGTTGAAGAAATCGTCGGTTCGGGGCCGGGTCCTTACCTCACCGGCTCAACTGGCGGGTTATGATGCCGATGGGCTCGGTTACAAAACCTTTCGTCCCGATGCGGTGGTGATTCCCACAGATGCGGACGACATGATCCGCGTCCTCGCCAGTGCACGGCAACTGGGGGTGCCGATTTGTCTCCGGGGGGCCGGGACATCGCTGTCAGGTGGCCCCGTTGCTGCTCAGGGGGGCGTCGTTGTCCATACGTCCGGTCTCAGAAGTGTCCGGCACATCTGCAAGTCGGGTCTGTGGTGCGAAGTGGAATGTGGCGTCATTCTGAATCAGCTCGACGAAGTACTGAAGCCGTACGGAATTTTCTATCCGCCCGATCCATCCAGTGGGCCAGTTTGCACACTGGGGGGGAACATCGCCATGAACGCTGGGGGGGCGCATTGTTTCCGCTACGGCGTGACTAGTAACTATGTGCTGGGGGTGGAAGCGATTCTACTGGACGGTTCCGTTCACCGATTTGGCGGACCGGCCGGTGGACGAGGCGACTGGCGAGAGGACTGGAAGCGATTCATGGTCGGTTCGGAAGGAACGCTCGCAGCCTTCACCCGTTTCTGGCTGCGGCTGCTGCCCCGCCCTGACAAGGTCTGGACGTTCCGAGCCACTTACCCGGACCTGATTACGGCCGAGCGGGCGATTCACGCATTGGTCGCTCATTCCTCGTTTCCGGTCGCGATCGAACTGATGGACCCTCGCTGTGTCGAGATGGTCGAGAACAGTCCGATGGCCGTCGGTCTGCCGAAGAACTCGTTCATGCTGTTATCCGAGATCGACGGACCGCCGGAACTGGTCGACGCGCGAGTCGAAGCCGTTGCACAGATTTTGCGAGAGGCGGGGTCCCAGGATGTGGTTTTCAGCGATGATGACGAACAGCGTAAGAAGCTGTGGAAGGCACGTAAGGCCGCTGGTGGCCTGATGGGCCAACTGAGTGCCGATTTCGTCGTCCAGGATGCGGTGATCCCGAAACGGGCTCTCGCAGAGCTGCTGCAGCTGGTCTATGACGAAGCGGATGCGGCGGGGATCCGCGCAGTGAACGTCTTCCACGCAGGTGATGGCAACTTGCATCCGAATTTTCTGTTTGATTCCCGCAAGCCGGGGGAACTGGAAAAAGTCGAGCTGATTGGAAAGCGGCTGATGCAGCGGGTCGTGGAAGTCGGTGGCACGCTTTCTGGTGAACATGGAATCGGCAATGACAAGACCGCGTATATGCCGCTTGTTTTCGGCGCAGACATGACGCGGGTGCAATTGGCGATTCCGGCGATCTTCAACCCCCGACATCAGTTGAATCCGCTGAAGGTGTTCGCGGGTCGCCGGTTTGAAGAGACGAACGGAACTGCCCCGGCCAATGGCATTTCAACCGTAAGTGCAGACCTGGCTCATGACGCTCCGCATGATGAAATCTACGAAAACGCTGCGACGACGGGATCTCGCTGCTTCACGCATTTCCTGGATGAAATCGATGGTGTTCTTTGCTTGAGTGCCGATGCGAAGCTGGCTGAGATCAATGCGAAAGCATCCCCCAGTCGGCTCCGTTTCCCGCTGATTCTTGATCCGAACGCCACGCTGCGTGAGCAGGTGAACGCCACAGGGTTTGCCCCCGCCTCGTCACGGTTTGGTCCCTATTGCGACAACATCATCGGGATGAACTGGCGATTTCCAAGCGGAAAGGTGGTTCGGGTGGGGGAACGCGTCGTGAAGACGACGACGGGCTATGATCTGTTCCGGTTTCTGCTCTCCACAAACGGCCGCTTTGGTGAACCGACCGACTACGTCGTGCGACTGCGTCCCGATTGCGGGGTGACTCGTGTCTATGGGTTATTCGGTGAATCAACTGATGTCTTGCAAGCGGCGGCGGACTTGTTGCAGACCTGCTGGATGCACTGGCTGGATTCGATCGACTATCTCGTCGGGTCACCGGAGGACTCGGGCCACCTGCGGATCGTGGTGAATAGTCCCGTGTCAGAAAGCGCCCTGATCGAGGACTTTGTTTCGTCATTCGCGCGGGCCCACGAACTGGTCTATCAGCCAGAAGCGGGAAGGGAGTTGCCGGCCGATGGGATTCCTGACTTTGTCTTCAAGACGTCTCCGGAAAGCCTGCTGGCGATGACCAGAGAAATCGCCGGTCAGGGTGGAATTCGGTGCGTGGCGCTTTGTTATAACGGTGTGCTTCACGGATATCTCGATGACGAGACCGCTCGAGTCGACCGTATCCGGCGACTGGTCGATGAGTACGCTCAACGGTTGACGATGGGGGGTGGGGACTGGTTCTCGCGGCACCTGCCGCCGGCCGAGATGTCACCGCTGGAAGCGGACTGGGTTCAGTTACTCGAACAGGAACTTCATTGATTGTGACGACGTCAAATTCGAATCGCCCGACCGCCGCTCAGTCGTGTCATTCAATGGACCCTGATCTGCTTGCGAGTTGCGTTCACTGTGGTTTCTGTCTGGAAGTCTGTCCGACCTACAAACTGACCGGGGATGAGAATAACTCGCCCCGTGGTCGGCTACGGCTTTGGCGCGAAGAGGCTGACGGGCGGATTCCGCAAGATCCTTGGACCGACCATTACACATCCGAATGCGTCGGCTGTCTGGCGTGTGAGTCGGCGTGTCCTGCGAATGTTCCGTATGGACAGATCTTTGAACAGGTCAAACATCAGCACGTCGCCCAGAAGCGGTCGCGTCCCCCCATCTCGTTGAGGTTTGCTGCAGGCTTAGCCCGGCATCAATCGCTGTTCAATCTGGCGATGCTACCAGCGCGACTGCTGCGGAAAGCCGGGATCCTGCCCCATCGCTTTCTCTTCAAAGGCGAGCCTGCCGCGTTTCAGTCGACGCAGGCCTATGTCAGCCACCTGATGCAAGTCCACCGGCCGACCGGTCCGCGTGTGGCGCTGCTGACCGGTTGCTTGATGGAATCTCTCTTCCGCGAAATCAACTTCGCAACCGTGCGGGTACTGATCGAGAACAATATCCAGGTCATCGTGCCGCCCGATCAGGGATGCTGCGGGGCGTTCCAGGAACATACGGGGATGGACGGCGTCGACCAACTCCAGGAACAGAACCGGATCGCTTTCGGGAAGCTGGATGTGGACGCGATCGTCAGCAATTCTTCCGGTTGCGGCCTGGCGCTGGGGAAGACCATGAAAGGCGCAGTCCCGGTTCGTGACGTGCTCGGTTATCTGGGTGAACAGAAGCTCGTCACGCGGACGAGGATGGACCAAGCGGCGCGCGTCTATGTGGATCTTCCCTGCCATCTGGTGCATGGTCAAAAGGCGGCTGGCATTCCTGCGAACGTGCTGGACGCGACCGGATATCAATGGGAACTGGCACCCCAGGCACGTGACTGCTGTGGATCAGGTGGGGTCTATAACATTCAGAAGCCAGAGAACGCGCAGCAGATTCTCGCCCGCAAATCGGCCTTCTTGAATGAGGCGGTCGGTACCCCCGTCATTCTGGCGACGTCGAATCACGTCTGCATGATGCAGTGGAATTCCGCGAGATCCACGGGGCTGGTGAAGCGTCCCTACGAAGTGCGGCACGTCATCCAACTGCTGGATCCGCTGGGTTCCTAGCGGTTCGAAACAGATCCGGTTGTCCCTGATGGACAATGGGAGTCAGGGGACTGGCCGCAATTTGCAGTCTGTCCCAACCTCATTCGAACGAAGTCTGATCGAATGAAGTTGCCGGTCGGTGGAACTCAGTCGTATTGTTCACGAGATCGCCGTTCTCGCGGCTGATCTGCGAGGGATTCTTTCCGCTTGCGGCCTGTAACGATCCAGTAATCGTTGGCTTCAGCCACTTCGACGTCCCCGTACCACAGGGGCATCCGTTCGACGAACCAGTTCGGGGTCTTGGTCACGATCAGGATTTTTGACTTGGGTTTCAGTGCCCGATGACCCGTGTCGAGGAACAAGTCCGCGATCGCGTAGTTCGAGAAGTACGGCGGGTTGGCGAGGGCCAGGTCAAACTCGTCTGATGCGGGAGTTTCCCCTTCGGCGTCCAGGGCATACGTGATCCCGGGAGCTTCATTCTTAGCGATCCCCCGTTCCAGCGACTGAATGGCGCGGGCGTTGGAGTCGACTGCGTGGACCGAGACATTTTCTGCCGCGAAGGCGGCGGCCAGTGAGACGGTACCGGCGCCGCTTCCCAGGTCCAGGACCTTCATGCCCGGTTTGACGACCATCTTGTTCATCAAGGCCCGGGCACCCCCGTCGATATGACGATGACTGAAGACACCGGGACGACTGTACGCGTAGATGAGTCGGCCCCGGTCACGAAACGCGAATTCGCAGTCGAAGTCTTTGAGTTTCTTCAGCGGCGCCACTTTCGTCGCGAGATAGACAGTCCCCTGCTTCCGGACGGGGCGACGTGTTACCTTGGGAAAAATCGCCCGTAACTCTTTGTGAATCCACTGATCTTCGTCGTTGTCGGTGGAAACGACCATCCGGCCCCCCTCGACCAGACGCTGGTGTCCCTGCTGGAGCAGATCGCGGGTCAGCTCGGCCTCACCCCCCTTTTTGAAGGCGAACGCCACGAGATCCGCTTCGTGATCGGGCAGATCCGGCTGGCAGATCAGATTCAGGTTCGGGGGGGGCGGTCCATCTTCGCTGATACGGAATTCGCTCTGCGTCCTGTGAAAAATATCGAGAAACCAGCAGTCAACCTGAGCGTCAGGATGATCTGTCGCGTAGGCGACGGCAAACTGGGCACGCCCGGCGGACGTACAGATCACTCGTTTCCCCGACATGTCCGGCAGAGTGTCGATTAACAACTTCTCTTGTGGACGGATGAAAAACGAATGAGGGATCGTTTCTTCGACTTTTTTATTTCGACGTGACACGCGCGGCTCTGTGGAGAAAGTAGGAAGAAGTCTGTGGCGATCCCGGGGGGAGGAAATCGCCAGTATGGGCCCGGAACGGAGGCTATTCTACGTCAAAGGGGAGTAAATTCATTCCCCTTTATGATTTGAACGGCCAACAATGATGGCGATCGCTGGAAATCGGGTGGATTCATCTCGTGAAACGACATCTACAGCACGCGACAAAGGTAGCACTTCAGGTAGTTGGTTTCGAGGCAGTGAATCGACGCGGGGTGGTCTGCGGCAGGGCCGCGTACCTCGAGCACCTGCAACCGGCGGTCTGCGTGCAGTGCCGACTGACTGAGCATATCCGCAAACATTTCGTGAGAGATGTGACCAGAACAACTGCAGGTCACGAAGAATCCACCCGGGTTGATCAGACCGAGGGCAAAGCGGTTCAGGCTGTAATAACCCCGTAGCGCGGCATCGATCCCCTGCCGGTTGCGTGCGAGCTTCGGCGGGTCCAGCACCACGGTGTCGAACGTTTCCTGTTTCGAATGAAATTCTTCCAGAGACTTGAAGGCATCTTGTTTGACTGTCTTGAGCCGGTCGGCAACCCCGTTCAGCTCTGCATTGGAACGGGCCTGGGTGAGAGCCGCTTCTGACGCATCGACGGCGGTGACTTCGGCAGCCCCCCCGTTCACCAGGCAGTTCAGGCCAAAGCCACCGGTGTAACAGCAGACATCGAGAACTCGCTTATCTCGCACGAAGTCGGCGATCCGTCGGCGATTATCCCGCTGATCCAGGAAGAATCCGGTCTTTTGTCCTTCGGCCACGTCAATTCCATAGCGAACGCCATGCTCGGCGATAAAAATGGGTCGAGGAGGAGACTGGCCCCAAAGCAACCCGTCGGTCAGTTCCAACCCTTCCGCCGCGCGAATTCCTTTCTCGGTTCGCAGCCAGATCCCTTCCGGTTGCAGGGTTTCGCGCAGGCTATCGAGGATGACCTCCTTGTGATTCGCCAAGGCCAGACTGGTCAATTGAACCATCAGCCAGCCGCCATAGCGGTCCACGGTCAGTCCCGACAGGCCGTCGGCTTCGCTATAAATCTGTCGGCTGGCGTCCTGGGGCCCCTGTTGGGGAAAGAGGACCTTCCGCATCTCTACGGCGTCTGTAACTCTTTGCCGCCAGAAACTTTCTGTCAGAGTGTATGCTTCATCCCATGAGTAAAGTCGGACGGCAATCTTGCTGATGGGATTGAACAGACCCCAGGCGATGAACTGTCCGTCGTGAGCGGTGAGGGCGACGGCGTCACCGGGAGCCGGATTTCCCTCGATCCGGTCGATGGCGCCTTGGAAAACCCAGGGATGACGACTGAAAAAGGGGAGTGCTTTACGAGGTTTAATGACAACGCGTGCCGTGGAACCGGCGGAATGGACAGGCATGTCGGATTGTTTCAAGTGAGGAAAAAGTATTCGTTAACAGGACCGCCACAGTTCACGTGGTCGGCCCTCGGGTGCGGGACAGCGAGTGATCGCCACGGGAATCATTCTGCGGCGGCGGACCCCGTCCAATCGCCGGTGATCTTCGGGTTGCGTCATCCGGATCGAACTTCCTGTCGAATCTCAGCACCGACGGGCGTAGGGGAATCGGTTGAGGACGCATACAGATAACCGTTTCGTCATTTCTGGAAGACTGCCCGCTGATCATATCGCAAACGCGTGTGCAGGGCGCGGGTCGCGATGATTCCTGTTACCCGCGCTTCCTCATAAGGAGGGAATTTCGCTTCGACTGGAGTCTCGAAAATCGTTCCTCTCGGATTGGACGCTGCGGGAGCGTGTGCGTGGACGGAGGCGGGAACGGGGATCAACGAGTGTAGGTGACTTCACTTTTTGCCCCGGAACTGTTGGTTTTTGCGGGTTGTATCGACTCGTTTTTGGATTTCCGAATGGAATGGGCCGACTCTGTCCAATGAACATCCTCCGATTTTGCCGATCCGATGAAGGACTTTGTCACGCATTCTGGATGAAGCGCACCATGCCCGGCGAAATTTCCTCGACGACACACCAAGCCTCTTCCAGTTCCCTGATGTTCAAAGGGGTTTGCATCGGTCTGGCATTATTTGCAGGGACGGGATTCGCCTGTCTCTTCGAATATGTCGGCGAGCATTCCTATCCAGGGGTGCTGCAGTCCCGTTCGACGACGGTGTCCTCGAACTGTCTGGCTCAGGTCCGAGATGTGTCAGTCAAAGCAGGACAGACACTCGTTCCCGGCGATTTGCTGGTCCAGCTCGTCGATCCCCGCCTTGAGGATCGCATCATCAGCAAGCGTCGCGAAATCTCGGAACTGGAAGCCGAGATGAACCGGGTGAAAGTTGCGGCCGAAGTGGACCTGGCCTGGCGGCGACGAGAACTGGATGCGGAAGTCTTCGAGACACAGCTCAAGGAGACCGCGCTGGCACAGGAACGGCTCAACAAGCAGGTCGAGCAACTTGCCTGGAAAGACCATCTGGCGAGCGCAGATTCGCTGGTCAGTCCCATGGGCGCGGAACTGAATAACCCCTTCAGTTCGCTGACGAAGCAGCTTCACCTTCCCGACGAACGCCGCCTGCAGGCGATGCTTCGTGAAGACGCTGCTGCAGCCTCCGCAGAGACTCTGGCGATTCAGGTCACGCTCTGTCAGGAACGACTCACCCGCCTTGCCGCCCTGGAAAAGAATCTGGAAGAGCAGATTCGCAAGGGGTCGGGCGTGGATGTCATCGAGGCCAAATTAAACGGAGCCCGACAGGAGCTGGTTGCGCTGGAAGAACAATCCAAAGAGCTGCAGATCATCAGTCCGACCTACGGCACCGTCGGGGAAGTCAAAGTTCATTCCGGCGATCAGGTCGCAGGTGGCGGTTCCCTGGTGGATATTCTGGACGACGTCCAGCGTCATGTGGTGGCGCAGTTGCCCCCGGGGACAGCGGCCCAGTTGAAACCCGGAACCAAGGTCACTCTTGTCTTTCCAGAGAATGACAAACGGATTGGAGTGATTTCCGAGATCCCCTCGCACGTCACGTCGTCATCGCGGAATGGCGAATCGTTCGTGGCTGTAAAGATCGAACCGGCTGGCAAGTTGTGGCCCAAAATTGCGATTGGTGCCAACGTCAAGGTCATGCTTCCGTAATTGGGATGACTCCGTCACAATGCCTCAATCCCGCAGCGAGACTGCTGCGGTCTGATGCGATAACGCTGGTTGCGTCGTCTGAGATGGATCGCTCGATTCCTCTTTGCAGGCTGCATCTGCAGAATCTCTGCGGGTCAGTGTGAGAAACGAGTGAACTTCCGGACTGTGGCCTGTCGCACGTCCTGATTGAGTGATT is from Schlesneria sp. DSM 10557 and encodes:
- a CDS encoding serine/threonine protein kinase; translated protein: MRNRCLAARQLRMRLTLHACLWSTLIMCGGTGSRHFAWGAEEPSKTAASRFFFTSQGRTGLATSDGTALTYLRFDAPGQATWQPGETFRDGRRVVILSMEPRRDGPGRPFEEYYTQTPTHLWQYDLITESLEEICTKDQQAPFRTPALLLSDDRLLIQVVKNKVGQIYSVRLDGSDPKEFTKAGEGLPYGLSLSPDGQRVAFHLASPEGYQIWTSDVDGGNRVRVAAQAGHLYFGTQWSPQGDWVLYVDCHYQSDPGHDWADVCIGRPDGSEHRVLTSGQSMWFAATYGNEKVRGGGSNVPSWTRDGQILFPRRTADAKVPWQYRIGKPDLDHFNRDFLPDQAQGGTQICKLNPHDGSITELTPGKESVWDFRASESPDGQQIVFCRAATGDVPSIWVMDRDGANPRQITKGIEDLGADHPRWIPSLRQ
- a CDS encoding Uma2 family endonuclease, whose product is MLTSSEYLEIERQAPFRSEFFRGEMFAMAGGSARHSRIKTNLLSLLNNRLKGQPCVTYDNDLRMMCPTGLYTYPDASVICGDLTFDDDREDTALNPTVLLEVLSKSTEAYDRGKKFDHYRTIPTLQEYVLVSQDEPMVQTFFRNEDNTWTLTTVSGLDQVAELRSIGVGLPLGDVYDRVNFTAEVTESSEGDRRPGPRFPL
- a CDS encoding FAD-binding oxidoreductase, giving the protein MKSHRLESLLKKSSVRGRVLTSPAQLAGYDADGLGYKTFRPDAVVIPTDADDMIRVLASARQLGVPICLRGAGTSLSGGPVAAQGGVVVHTSGLRSVRHICKSGLWCEVECGVILNQLDEVLKPYGIFYPPDPSSGPVCTLGGNIAMNAGGAHCFRYGVTSNYVLGVEAILLDGSVHRFGGPAGGRGDWREDWKRFMVGSEGTLAAFTRFWLRLLPRPDKVWTFRATYPDLITAERAIHALVAHSSFPVAIELMDPRCVEMVENSPMAVGLPKNSFMLLSEIDGPPELVDARVEAVAQILREAGSQDVVFSDDDEQRKKLWKARKAAGGLMGQLSADFVVQDAVIPKRALAELLQLVYDEADAAGIRAVNVFHAGDGNLHPNFLFDSRKPGELEKVELIGKRLMQRVVEVGGTLSGEHGIGNDKTAYMPLVFGADMTRVQLAIPAIFNPRHQLNPLKVFAGRRFEETNGTAPANGISTVSADLAHDAPHDEIYENAATTGSRCFTHFLDEIDGVLCLSADAKLAEINAKASPSRLRFPLILDPNATLREQVNATGFAPASSRFGPYCDNIIGMNWRFPSGKVVRVGERVVKTTTGYDLFRFLLSTNGRFGEPTDYVVRLRPDCGVTRVYGLFGESTDVLQAAADLLQTCWMHWLDSIDYLVGSPEDSGHLRIVVNSPVSESALIEDFVSSFARAHELVYQPEAGRELPADGIPDFVFKTSPESLLAMTREIAGQGGIRCVALCYNGVLHGYLDDETARVDRIRRLVDEYAQRLTMGGGDWFSRHLPPAEMSPLEADWVQLLEQELH
- a CDS encoding (Fe-S)-binding protein gives rise to the protein MTTSNSNRPTAAQSCHSMDPDLLASCVHCGFCLEVCPTYKLTGDENNSPRGRLRLWREEADGRIPQDPWTDHYTSECVGCLACESACPANVPYGQIFEQVKHQHVAQKRSRPPISLRFAAGLARHQSLFNLAMLPARLLRKAGILPHRFLFKGEPAAFQSTQAYVSHLMQVHRPTGPRVALLTGCLMESLFREINFATVRVLIENNIQVIVPPDQGCCGAFQEHTGMDGVDQLQEQNRIAFGKLDVDAIVSNSSGCGLALGKTMKGAVPVRDVLGYLGEQKLVTRTRMDQAARVYVDLPCHLVHGQKAAGIPANVLDATGYQWELAPQARDCCGSGGVYNIQKPENAQQILARKSAFLNEAVGTPVILATSNHVCMMQWNSARSTGLVKRPYEVRHVIQLLDPLGS
- a CDS encoding class I SAM-dependent methyltransferase gives rise to the protein MSRRNKKVEETIPHSFFIRPQEKLLIDTLPDMSGKRVICTSAGRAQFAVAYATDHPDAQVDCWFLDIFHRTQSEFRISEDGPPPPNLNLICQPDLPDHEADLVAFAFKKGGEAELTRDLLQQGHQRLVEGGRMVVSTDNDEDQWIHKELRAIFPKVTRRPVRKQGTVYLATKVAPLKKLKDFDCEFAFRDRGRLIYAYSRPGVFSHRHIDGGARALMNKMVVKPGMKVLDLGSGAGTVSLAAAFAAENVSVHAVDSNARAIQSLERGIAKNEAPGITYALDAEGETPASDEFDLALANPPYFSNYAIADLFLDTGHRALKPKSKILIVTKTPNWFVERMPLWYGDVEVAEANDYWIVTGRKRKESLADQPRERRSREQYD
- a CDS encoding class I SAM-dependent rRNA methyltransferase; its protein translation is MPVHSAGSTARVVIKPRKALPFFSRHPWVFQGAIDRIEGNPAPGDAVALTAHDGQFIAWGLFNPISKIAVRLYSWDEAYTLTESFWRQRVTDAVEMRKVLFPQQGPQDASRQIYSEADGLSGLTVDRYGGWLMVQLTSLALANHKEVILDSLRETLQPEGIWLRTEKGIRAAEGLELTDGLLWGQSPPRPIFIAEHGVRYGIDVAEGQKTGFFLDQRDNRRRIADFVRDKRVLDVCCYTGGFGLNCLVNGGAAEVTAVDASEAALTQARSNAELNGVADRLKTVKQDAFKSLEEFHSKQETFDTVVLDPPKLARNRQGIDAALRGYYSLNRFALGLINPGGFFVTCSCSGHISHEMFADMLSQSALHADRRLQVLEVRGPAADHPASIHCLETNYLKCYLCRVL
- a CDS encoding HlyD family secretion protein; translated protein: MPGEISSTTHQASSSSLMFKGVCIGLALFAGTGFACLFEYVGEHSYPGVLQSRSTTVSSNCLAQVRDVSVKAGQTLVPGDLLVQLVDPRLEDRIISKRREISELEAEMNRVKVAAEVDLAWRRRELDAEVFETQLKETALAQERLNKQVEQLAWKDHLASADSLVSPMGAELNNPFSSLTKQLHLPDERRLQAMLREDAAAASAETLAIQVTLCQERLTRLAALEKNLEEQIRKGSGVDVIEAKLNGARQELVALEEQSKELQIISPTYGTVGEVKVHSGDQVAGGGSLVDILDDVQRHVVAQLPPGTAAQLKPGTKVTLVFPENDKRIGVISEIPSHVTSSSRNGESFVAVKIEPAGKLWPKIAIGANVKVMLP